TCATCACCACCGACATCATACTCAGTGCCAGCACTAACGATACCACTGCATCACCACGTACATAACCGATGATTGAGATAGCCACCGCCATCGTCGCCCCAAGCATCAACGCAACCACCGCCTCTCGACCCAATAATGAAAACCAGTCACGCATGACCACATCGCCAGTCGCCAAAGCTCGCACCATCAAGGTCGCTGACTGCGAGCCAGCGTTACCACCACTGTCGACCAATAAAGGCAAAAAGAACACCAATACCAAATTGGCAGCAATCACATCTTCAAAATTGGAAATACTCAACCCTGAGAGTAAGTTACCAAACACTAAAAACACCAACCAGAATACGCGCTTACGGTATAACACTCGAACGCTGACGTCTTTTAATTTGCCAACCATGGTCGAGACACCGCCCGACTTATGGAAATCATCGGTTGCCTCATCACTCGCCACATCCATCGCATCATCGTGGGTAACAATACCGACCAAAGCACCACTATCATCGGTAATAGGCAGCGCAATTAAATCATAGCGAGCCACGACTTTCGCAACGTCTTCTTGATCATCATTGACATTACAAGACACTACTGTGCTCATCATAATGTCATTAATCAGCTGCTCAGGAGCCGCTAAAATAAGTACTCGTAAAGAGACAACACCTAATAACTTACGCTCGTCATCAATCACATAAGCATGATAAATAGTTTCGGCATCAGGTGCTTCTAGGCGCAGTGCTGCCAATGCCTCAGAGACAGTCATATGAGCAGCTAAAGTCGCATAATCAGACGTCATCAATGCACCAGCAGTGCGCTCCTCATAGGCAGATAACTTACGAATATCTTCACGTTGTGCCTGTGCCAATGCTGGTAACAAAGCATCCCGCTGCTCCTGATTTAGGTGCTTATATAAATCGGTACGCTCATCTGCGGGCATCTCGCCTACTATCTTTGCTAATACAGCCCGAGGAAATACATAGG
This region of Psychrobacter sp. JCM 18902 genomic DNA includes:
- the mgtE gene encoding magnesium transporter → MNDKDFAKTLAVTVSRAIEQQQFEQSINQLQNLRPIDIADVLALMEPNLAWQLLEHLPNRSTVFSYLETDIQVALAYVFPRAVLAKIVGEMPADERTDLYKHLNQEQRDALLPALAQAQREDIRKLSAYEERTAGALMTSDYATLAAHMTVSEALAALRLEAPDAETIYHAYVIDDERKLLGVVSLRVLILAAPEQLINDIMMSTVVSCNVNDDQEDVAKVVARYDLIALPITDDSGALVGIVTHDDAMDVASDEATDDFHKSGGVSTMVGKLKDVSVRVLYRKRVFWLVFLVFGNLLSGLSISNFEDVIAANLVLVFFLPLLVDSGGNAGSQSATLMVRALATGDVVMRDWFSLLGREAVVALMLGATMAVAISIIGYVRGDAVVSLVLALSMMSVVMIGCVIGMSLPFVLNKLGFDPATASAPLITSVCDASGVLIYLFIASQFLSIG